In a single window of the Cupriavidus basilensis genome:
- a CDS encoding xanthine dehydrogenase family protein molybdopterin-binding subunit — protein sequence MANFSPTRRTFLKASVVAGVSVYIAPIGGKAFAALFEEKILTPVQWDPKTGAPRFRIDGMAKVTGDKVFARDIRSRDMPHWPKAQSHAFILRATRADRSYAGFDLALLGDDLKPDRVVTAADLARDGVAFPAFYGEDMLLPEGKTPAYLGHAVAILIYHDFARFRFAKDKLKFHDEIIRYGAETGPLERDPWGTFRFVRVGGETPFDDDVFSSLKNAPLFPSMMRKHEPVWPDGKDHGQLGEQGMFHAGQIRQQLDQPPADWLVLEREYNTQSIDTAALEPDNANCWYDASAQALHMVVPTQSPIEVGDSTAEMMAKAKGAFPVRQVFVHPCYTVGYGSKDHYNFPFYGLVTALYADGRPVRLANDRYEQFQTSIKRHAFKMRYRIAVDKNTGLFQSFQGDFEANGGGRANFSPSVAMVGATAAQSIYYFPKNDLTAVAIASRAIDAGSARGYGTLQSMAATEMMVDEFAEQLKLDPIEFRLKNALRSGMKNTQGAIPAGAIRVDEVLQAAKAHPLWANRAKRKADFEASHPGRHYGVGFACVQKDFGTGAEASFAKVEMRTDGTIALHHCGAEIGTGMSTSQAVAVARWLGKPATEVRVAVTDWPDLPVTATGDPYIMSQADQDKLSANPRWSPAYASPSSATNSAYYFSHSTREAARVVFMHGLWPAAMAIWSQGIGGGQAASLVVRVEDARWVEGKLTAGGLQALPYEQLARKAHELGLVTGATVHVFNRWQWTEADFDVNGTATRLPIDGLSVRYGDGADAARKARMTTSGGYQVLDRKKVYIAPTQRNNASVTYYSAVGTLVELSVHAASGKVEILSHHSIMECGSQLSPALVSGQLQGGIAMGIGHALHEFLPLYEDGPGNGTWNFNRYALPRASDVAVWTQTGTVLPPVSETDPPKGIAEVVMIPVVGAIVNGIAHAIGHRFTALPVSADKIQEILA from the coding sequence ATGGCTAACTTCAGCCCAACGCGCCGCACTTTCCTGAAAGCCAGCGTCGTGGCCGGGGTGTCGGTGTATATCGCGCCGATCGGCGGCAAGGCCTTCGCAGCCCTGTTCGAAGAAAAGATCCTGACCCCGGTCCAGTGGGACCCCAAGACCGGCGCCCCCAGGTTCCGCATCGACGGCATGGCCAAGGTCACCGGCGACAAGGTTTTCGCGCGCGATATCCGCTCGCGCGACATGCCGCACTGGCCCAAGGCGCAATCGCATGCCTTCATCCTGCGCGCCACCAGGGCGGACCGCAGCTATGCGGGCTTCGACCTGGCGCTGCTGGGTGACGATCTCAAGCCCGACCGCGTGGTCACCGCCGCCGACCTGGCGCGCGACGGCGTGGCCTTTCCCGCCTTCTACGGCGAGGACATGCTGCTGCCGGAAGGCAAGACGCCGGCCTATCTCGGCCACGCCGTGGCCATCCTGATCTATCACGACTTCGCCCGCTTCCGCTTTGCCAAGGACAAGCTCAAGTTCCACGACGAGATCATCCGCTACGGTGCCGAGACCGGCCCGCTGGAGCGCGATCCGTGGGGCACGTTCCGCTTTGTGCGGGTGGGCGGCGAGACGCCGTTCGACGACGACGTATTCTCCAGCCTGAAAAACGCACCGCTGTTCCCCAGCATGATGCGCAAGCACGAGCCGGTCTGGCCCGATGGCAAGGACCACGGCCAGCTTGGCGAGCAAGGCATGTTCCATGCCGGGCAGATCCGCCAGCAGCTGGACCAGCCGCCGGCCGACTGGCTGGTGCTGGAGCGCGAGTACAACACGCAGTCCATCGACACCGCCGCGCTGGAGCCGGACAACGCCAACTGCTGGTACGACGCCAGCGCCCAGGCGCTGCACATGGTGGTGCCGACCCAGTCGCCCATCGAAGTCGGCGACAGCACGGCGGAGATGATGGCCAAGGCCAAGGGCGCGTTCCCGGTCAGGCAGGTGTTTGTCCATCCCTGCTACACCGTGGGCTACGGCTCCAAGGATCACTACAACTTCCCGTTCTACGGCCTGGTGACGGCGCTCTACGCCGACGGCAGGCCGGTGCGGCTGGCCAACGACCGCTATGAGCAGTTCCAGACCTCGATCAAGCGCCACGCCTTCAAGATGCGCTACCGCATCGCGGTGGACAAGAACACCGGGCTGTTCCAGTCGTTCCAGGGCGACTTCGAGGCCAACGGTGGCGGCCGCGCCAACTTCTCGCCGTCCGTGGCGATGGTGGGCGCCACCGCGGCGCAGTCGATCTATTACTTCCCGAAGAATGACCTGACCGCGGTGGCGATTGCCTCGCGCGCCATCGACGCGGGCTCCGCGCGCGGCTACGGCACGCTGCAGAGCATGGCGGCGACCGAGATGATGGTCGACGAGTTCGCCGAGCAGTTGAAGCTCGACCCGATCGAGTTCCGCCTGAAAAACGCGCTGCGCTCTGGCATGAAGAACACGCAGGGCGCGATCCCCGCCGGCGCGATTCGCGTGGATGAGGTGCTGCAGGCGGCCAAGGCCCATCCGCTGTGGGCCAACCGCGCGAAGCGCAAAGCAGATTTTGAAGCCAGCCATCCCGGCCGGCACTACGGCGTGGGCTTTGCCTGCGTGCAGAAGGACTTCGGCACCGGCGCCGAGGCCTCGTTCGCCAAGGTGGAGATGCGCACGGACGGCACCATCGCGCTGCATCACTGCGGCGCGGAAATCGGCACCGGCATGTCCACCTCGCAAGCGGTGGCCGTGGCGCGCTGGCTGGGCAAGCCCGCCACCGAGGTGCGCGTGGCGGTCACCGACTGGCCCGACCTGCCCGTCACCGCCACCGGCGATCCCTACATCATGAGCCAGGCCGACCAGGACAAGCTGTCGGCCAACCCACGCTGGTCGCCGGCGTATGCGTCGCCATCGAGTGCGACCAACTCGGCCTACTACTTCAGCCACAGCACCCGTGAAGCCGCCCGGGTGGTCTTCATGCATGGGCTGTGGCCGGCGGCCATGGCAATCTGGAGCCAGGGCATTGGCGGCGGCCAGGCGGCCTCGCTGGTGGTGCGCGTGGAAGACGCACGCTGGGTCGAAGGCAAGCTCACCGCCGGCGGCCTGCAAGCGCTGCCCTACGAGCAGCTGGCCAGGAAGGCACACGAGCTCGGCCTGGTCACGGGCGCCACGGTGCACGTGTTCAATCGCTGGCAATGGACCGAAGCCGACTTCGACGTCAACGGCACGGCCACCCGGCTGCCCATCGACGGGCTGTCGGTGCGCTACGGCGACGGCGCCGACGCCGCGCGCAAGGCGCGCATGACCACCAGCGGCGGCTACCAGGTGCTGGACCGCAAGAAGGTCTACATCGCGCCGACCCAGCGCAACAACGCCAGCGTGACCTACTACAGCGCGGTGGGCACACTGGTGGAGCTGTCGGTGCATGCGGCCAGCGGCAAGGTGGAAATCCTCAGCCATCACTCCATCATGGAATGCGGCTCGCAATTGTCGCCGGCGCTGGTGTCCGGGCAACTGCAGGGCGGCATCGCCATGGGCATCGGCCATGCGCTGCACGAGTTCCTGCCGCTCTACGAGGACGGGCCCGGCAACGGCACCTGGAACTTCAACCGCTACGCGTTGCCGCGCGCCAGCGACGTGGCCGTATGGACGCAAACCGGGACGGTCCTGCCGCCCGTATCCGAAACCGATCCGCCCAAGGGCATCGCCGAAGTGGTGATGATTCCGGTGGTAGGCGCCATCGTCAACGGCATCGCGCATGCCATCGGCCATCGCTTCACCGCCCTGCCGGTCAGCGCCGACAAGATTCAGGAGATCCTGGCATGA
- a CDS encoding LysR family transcriptional regulator: protein MDNLLRKLDLTSLRLFVAVCQEQNIARAAEREFIAPSAVSRRIAEIETLIGLPVIERHPRGITVTAVGETVLRHALAIIGNIEALSAELSRFTSGARGNVRLVCNLGAIVQFLPEDLAAFGRVYPDIGIELEEQHSPEVLRMVGERSADFGICNAIQGVEQFVSLPYREDQLCVLVPRGHTLASAQQVSFADLLGETFVALRDESALSRLLAEQAARLNETLKIKIRVASLDALCRMVHVGLGIAVVPRQVGELYLNTLDVVARPLSDPWATRQLVVVFHSREHLSASALALVGFLCRE from the coding sequence ATGGACAACCTGCTCAGAAAACTCGACCTGACCTCGCTGCGGCTGTTCGTTGCCGTTTGCCAGGAACAGAACATTGCCCGCGCCGCCGAGCGCGAGTTCATTGCGCCGTCGGCGGTCAGCCGCCGCATTGCGGAGATCGAGACGCTGATTGGCCTGCCCGTGATCGAGCGGCATCCGCGCGGCATCACGGTGACGGCGGTGGGCGAGACGGTGCTGCGGCATGCGCTTGCCATCATTGGCAATATTGAGGCGCTCAGCGCGGAACTGTCGCGTTTTACCTCCGGCGCGCGCGGCAACGTGCGCCTGGTGTGCAACCTTGGCGCCATCGTGCAGTTCCTGCCGGAGGACCTGGCTGCCTTTGGGCGCGTGTATCCCGATATCGGCATCGAGCTGGAGGAGCAGCACAGCCCCGAGGTGCTGCGCATGGTGGGCGAGCGCAGCGCGGACTTCGGCATCTGCAATGCGATCCAGGGCGTGGAGCAATTTGTCTCGCTGCCTTACCGGGAGGACCAGCTTTGCGTGCTGGTGCCGCGCGGGCATACGCTGGCGTCGGCGCAGCAGGTGAGCTTTGCGGACTTGCTGGGCGAGACCTTTGTTGCGCTGCGCGATGAGAGTGCGCTGAGCCGCCTGCTGGCGGAGCAGGCGGCGCGCTTGAACGAGACGCTCAAGATCAAGATCCGGGTGGCGAGCCTGGACGCCTTGTGCCGCATGGTGCACGTCGGTCTGGGGATTGCTGTCGTGCCGCGGCAGGTGGGCGAGCTTTACCTGAACACCCTGGACGTGGTGGCGCGGCCGCTATCGGACCCCTGGGCGACGCGGCAACTGGTGGTGGTGTTTCACTCCCGGGAGCATCTCTCGGCGAGTGCCTTGGCCTTGGTCGGCTTTCTTTGCCGGGAATAG
- a CDS encoding aconitase family protein, with protein sequence MEATIRFDGRVLYLSQDPACVRAQLDGKPMTRAEAGPLRDNISTDEITPVTIMLTYDERLGQFPYVGFQAGGELPIGRDAIRNGGFAVTVAGKRYGKGSSRESSPLAELSAGIRLIVAESFERIYQQNCDNIGILTTTDFTVLDRVLAGEAIPIEAFLTGRDALTQQVIRAGGLLAYSRAASWPAAGAGTEATQAAEATGNAAPRTLVEKIIARHLLPGTPSAERGQGVFVAADWRFSHDYFTGMCAHLMHRAFGKPATLHEPDHIIAFQDHLVLAAQSFPHVRDGLLPGVANLMQGHSRFAHDYPVRSHHALAGETPGSEGICHALMAEQYALPGQVVVGTDSHTPHSGALGCLAFGAGATDVANSWVTGYVRCKVPETLRVEVDGELAPGVTAKDIVLYLLQMDAIRSGGAIGVVFEYAGSTVRALSIDERATLTNMVAELGGFTGIVEPDDKTVAFLKARRGVDFAIEDWMRSDAGAAYRDVIRIDAGAIAPMVARPGDPGNGIAAHTLDAPVPVDIAYGGSCTAGKREDFDYYHEVLRWGLAHGLKVSPRTQLFLQFGTLGVKAYCEARGYMDTFAAAGATLVMPGCGSCANCGPGASTTSEQVTISAINRNFPGRSGPGQVWLASPYTVAASALAGQISTFGQLQASRAAPAP encoded by the coding sequence ATGGAAGCCACCATCCGCTTCGACGGCCGCGTGCTGTACCTGTCGCAAGATCCAGCCTGCGTGCGCGCCCAGCTCGACGGCAAGCCGATGACCCGGGCCGAGGCCGGCCCGCTGCGCGACAACATCTCCACCGACGAGATCACCCCCGTCACGATCATGCTTACCTATGATGAGCGCCTGGGGCAATTCCCTTACGTGGGGTTCCAGGCGGGGGGCGAGCTGCCGATCGGCCGCGATGCCATCCGCAACGGCGGCTTTGCCGTCACGGTGGCGGGCAAGCGCTACGGCAAGGGTTCCTCGCGCGAGTCCAGCCCGCTGGCGGAGCTGTCGGCCGGCATCCGCCTGATCGTGGCGGAGAGCTTCGAGCGCATCTACCAGCAGAACTGCGACAACATCGGCATCCTGACCACCACGGATTTCACCGTGCTCGACCGCGTGCTGGCGGGCGAGGCGATTCCCATCGAGGCGTTCCTCACCGGGCGCGATGCGCTGACCCAGCAGGTGATCCGTGCCGGCGGCCTGCTTGCCTATAGCCGCGCGGCAAGCTGGCCGGCGGCGGGCGCGGGCACGGAGGCAACGCAGGCAGCTGAGGCAACCGGCAACGCCGCACCGCGCACCTTGGTGGAAAAAATCATCGCCCGCCATCTGCTGCCTGGCACGCCGAGCGCCGAGCGCGGCCAGGGTGTGTTCGTGGCGGCGGACTGGCGCTTCTCGCACGATTACTTCACCGGCATGTGCGCGCACCTGATGCACCGCGCGTTCGGCAAGCCGGCAACGTTGCACGAGCCGGATCACATCATCGCGTTCCAGGATCACCTGGTGCTGGCGGCCCAGAGCTTCCCGCATGTGCGCGACGGCTTGTTGCCAGGGGTGGCCAACCTGATGCAGGGGCATAGCCGTTTTGCGCACGACTACCCGGTGCGCTCGCATCACGCGCTTGCGGGCGAAACACCGGGCTCGGAAGGCATTTGCCATGCGCTGATGGCCGAGCAATACGCGCTGCCGGGGCAGGTGGTGGTGGGCACCGATTCGCACACGCCGCATTCCGGTGCGCTCGGCTGCCTGGCGTTCGGCGCGGGCGCCACCGATGTCGCCAATAGCTGGGTCACGGGCTACGTGCGCTGCAAGGTGCCTGAAACCCTGCGCGTGGAGGTGGACGGCGAGCTGGCTCCGGGCGTGACGGCCAAGGACATCGTGCTCTACCTGCTGCAGATGGACGCCATCCGCTCGGGCGGCGCCATCGGCGTGGTGTTCGAGTACGCCGGCAGCACGGTGCGCGCCTTGTCCATTGACGAGCGCGCCACGCTGACCAATATGGTGGCGGAGCTGGGCGGCTTTACCGGCATCGTCGAGCCAGACGACAAGACCGTGGCCTTCCTGAAGGCGCGGCGCGGCGTCGATTTTGCGATCGAGGACTGGATGCGCAGCGACGCCGGCGCAGCCTACCGCGATGTGATCCGCATCGACGCCGGCGCCATCGCGCCCATGGTGGCGCGCCCCGGAGACCCCGGCAATGGCATTGCGGCGCACACGCTGGACGCGCCGGTGCCGGTGGACATTGCCTACGGTGGGTCATGCACCGCAGGCAAGCGGGAGGATTTCGACTACTACCACGAAGTGCTGCGCTGGGGCCTGGCGCATGGCCTCAAGGTGTCGCCCCGCACCCAGCTGTTCCTGCAGTTCGGCACGCTCGGCGTGAAGGCCTACTGCGAAGCGCGCGGCTATATGGACACCTTCGCTGCCGCCGGCGCCACGCTGGTCATGCCGGGCTGCGGCTCGTGCGCCAACTGCGGGCCGGGCGCTTCCACCACCAGCGAGCAGGTCACCATCAGCGCCATCAACCGCAATTTCCCCGGCCGCTCGGGGCCGGGCCAGGTCTGGCTGGCCAGTCCTTACACGGTGGCCGCGAGCGCGCTGGCGGGGCAGATCAGCACATTCGGGCAATTGCAGGCAAGCCGCGCCGCACCCGCACCCTAG
- a CDS encoding Bug family tripartite tricarboxylate transporter substrate binding protein: protein MFPNTSRVLRAAGRLLAVAAIAFPVIGAHAADKYPAKTVRLIVPNSPGSTADVVARVVAEGLGQDLGQPFYVENLPGAAGIPGTRQLVAAAADGYTLAVVSSNHAINPGLYRNIPYDSVKDITAVGLIGTTPLVLVVGAGSPYKTVQELLAAARAHPGSLSYGSSGKGSVLHLAGELLKSKAGIDMLHVPYKGVNTLMTDVLGGQINAAFLATPSALPQIKAGKLRALAVSTPARLDSLPAVPTLAESGVKDYAYDAWIALVGPAGLPKDVAARLQQALVKALAAPKARELFAAQGFVVKNGNGEETARLIRDELGRSQALIKSASIVVE from the coding sequence ATGTTCCCCAATACCTCGCGCGTGCTGCGCGCGGCGGGGCGGCTGCTTGCCGTCGCCGCCATCGCATTCCCGGTCATCGGTGCACACGCCGCAGACAAGTATCCCGCCAAGACCGTGCGCCTGATCGTGCCGAACTCGCCGGGTTCCACCGCCGACGTGGTGGCGCGCGTGGTGGCCGAGGGCCTGGGCCAGGACCTCGGGCAGCCGTTCTACGTGGAGAACCTTCCCGGTGCGGCGGGCATCCCCGGCACGCGGCAACTAGTAGCCGCCGCGGCGGACGGCTACACGCTTGCGGTGGTGTCGTCCAACCATGCCATCAACCCGGGCCTGTACCGCAATATTCCCTATGACAGCGTGAAGGACATCACTGCCGTAGGGCTGATCGGCACCACCCCGCTGGTGCTGGTGGTGGGTGCGGGCTCGCCGTACAAGACCGTGCAGGAACTGCTCGCGGCGGCGCGGGCGCATCCGGGCAGCCTGAGCTACGGCTCGTCAGGCAAAGGCAGCGTGCTGCATCTGGCGGGCGAGCTGCTTAAATCGAAGGCCGGCATCGATATGCTGCACGTGCCCTACAAGGGCGTGAACACGCTGATGACCGATGTGCTCGGCGGACAGATCAACGCGGCCTTCCTGGCCACGCCATCCGCCCTGCCGCAGATCAAGGCCGGCAAGCTGCGGGCGCTGGCGGTCAGCACGCCGGCGCGGCTCGACAGCCTGCCGGCGGTGCCGACCCTGGCGGAATCGGGCGTCAAGGACTATGCCTACGATGCCTGGATCGCACTGGTCGGTCCCGCCGGGTTGCCCAAGGACGTCGCCGCGCGGCTGCAGCAGGCGCTGGTCAAGGCGCTGGCCGCACCCAAGGCGCGGGAGCTGTTCGCCGCGCAGGGCTTTGTTGTGAAGAACGGCAATGGCGAAGAGACGGCCCGCCTCATCCGCGACGAACTGGGCCGGAGCCAGGCGCTGATCAAGAGCGCGTCGATCGTGGTGGAGTGA
- a CDS encoding non-heme iron oxygenase ferredoxin subunit produces the protein MSKQWIQVIQLVAIPKDDVVAVNAGGREIALYSVDGEVYATDNACSHGNARLCDGFLDGHEIECPLHQGKFDVRTGRAMCEPLTSDIEVFGVRVENGEVFVEV, from the coding sequence ATGTCGAAGCAGTGGATTCAAGTGATACAGCTGGTCGCAATTCCCAAGGATGACGTCGTGGCAGTCAATGCGGGGGGCAGGGAGATCGCCCTGTATAGCGTGGACGGCGAAGTCTACGCCACGGACAACGCTTGCAGCCACGGCAACGCGCGCCTGTGCGATGGCTTTCTCGATGGGCACGAAATCGAATGCCCGCTGCATCAGGGCAAGTTCGACGTGCGCACCGGGCGGGCGATGTGTGAGCCGCTGACTAGTGATATTGAGGTGTTTGGGGTGAGGGTTGAGAATGGGGAGGTGTTTGTGGAGGTTTAG
- a CDS encoding aromatic-ring-hydroxylating dioxygenase subunit beta translates to MLDFETYTQVLALYADYAAALDNNEWDKWPAFFTEACVYKLQPRENHEAGFPLATLSFESRGMLKDRIYGATETIFHDPYYQRHVVGIPRILKTDAERIDAEASYAVFRTKPDGQSTVYNVGRYIDVIRRTGEGLKFESRLCVFDSEMIANSIIYPI, encoded by the coding sequence ATGCTCGACTTCGAAACCTACACCCAGGTGCTGGCGCTGTATGCGGATTACGCTGCGGCGCTTGACAACAACGAATGGGACAAATGGCCCGCCTTCTTCACTGAAGCTTGCGTCTACAAGCTCCAGCCGCGCGAGAACCACGAAGCCGGCTTCCCGCTTGCCACGCTCTCCTTCGAGAGCCGAGGCATGCTCAAGGACCGCATCTATGGCGCAACCGAGACCATCTTCCACGATCCGTACTACCAGCGGCATGTGGTCGGCATCCCGCGCATCCTGAAGACCGATGCGGAGCGGATCGACGCCGAGGCCAGCTACGCCGTCTTTCGCACCAAGCCGGATGGGCAATCCACCGTGTACAACGTGGGCCGCTATATCGATGTGATCCGGCGCACCGGGGAGGGCTTGAAGTTCGAGTCCCGGCTATGTGTGTTCGATAGCGAGATGATCGCCAATTCCATCATTTATCCGATTTGA
- a CDS encoding aromatic ring-hydroxylating dioxygenase subunit alpha — protein MREQAVVFKKREWKDEGSSRIPFWAYTDDDVYRQELERFFYAGHWCYIGLEAEIPNAGDFKRTAIGERSVIASRAADGEIYVVENVCAHRGVQFCRERSGNRKDFTCPYHQWNYDLKGNLVGVPFRRGVKLDGKVNGGMPADFDPKAHGLTKLKVARRNGVIFASFDHEVPALEDYLGPTILAYFDRVFDGRKLTILGYSRQQIPGNWKLMQENIKDPYHPGLLHTWFVTFGLWRADNKSALKMDEHFRHAAMISTRGQGGKGDVTSGVSSFKEQMSLHDDRFLDVVQEPWWGEPTAVMMTLFPSVIIQQQVNSVSTRHIQPTGHGAFNFVWTHFGFESDDADMTRRRLRQANLFGPAGFVSADDGEVIEFSQQGFEQKPFHRTVAELGGREIGDTDHMVTETLIRGMYNYWRRVMEA, from the coding sequence ATGCGCGAGCAAGCTGTTGTATTCAAGAAAAGAGAATGGAAGGACGAAGGCTCCAGCCGGATCCCCTTCTGGGCCTATACCGATGATGACGTCTACCGGCAGGAGCTGGAGCGCTTCTTCTACGCCGGCCACTGGTGCTATATCGGGCTGGAAGCGGAAATCCCGAACGCCGGCGACTTCAAGCGCACCGCCATCGGCGAGCGCTCGGTCATTGCCAGCCGCGCGGCGGATGGCGAGATCTACGTGGTGGAGAACGTCTGCGCGCATCGCGGCGTGCAGTTCTGCCGCGAGCGCTCCGGCAACCGCAAGGACTTCACCTGCCCCTATCACCAGTGGAACTACGACCTCAAGGGCAACCTGGTCGGCGTGCCGTTCCGGCGCGGCGTCAAGCTCGACGGCAAGGTCAATGGCGGCATGCCCGCCGACTTCGACCCGAAGGCGCACGGCCTGACCAAGCTCAAGGTGGCGCGCCGCAACGGCGTGATCTTCGCCTCGTTCGACCATGAGGTGCCGGCGCTGGAGGACTATCTCGGCCCGACCATCCTGGCCTACTTCGACCGTGTCTTCGACGGGCGCAAGCTGACCATCCTCGGCTATAGCCGCCAGCAGATTCCCGGCAACTGGAAGCTGATGCAGGAGAACATCAAGGACCCGTATCACCCGGGGTTGCTGCACACATGGTTCGTGACCTTCGGGCTCTGGCGCGCCGACAACAAGTCGGCGCTCAAGATGGACGAGCATTTCCGCCACGCGGCAATGATCTCCACGCGCGGCCAGGGCGGCAAGGGCGATGTCACCAGCGGCGTGTCCAGCTTCAAGGAGCAGATGAGCCTGCATGACGACCGCTTCCTCGATGTGGTGCAGGAACCCTGGTGGGGAGAGCCCACGGCGGTGATGATGACGCTGTTCCCCAGCGTCATCATCCAGCAGCAGGTCAACTCGGTGTCGACGCGGCATATCCAGCCCACCGGCCACGGCGCGTTCAATTTCGTGTGGACACACTTCGGCTTCGAGAGCGACGACGCCGACATGACCCGGCGCCGCCTGCGCCAGGCCAACCTGTTCGGCCCGGCCGGCTTTGTCTCGGCCGACGACGGTGAGGTGATCGAGTTCTCCCAGCAAGGCTTCGAGCAAAAGCCGTTCCACCGGACGGTGGCGGAACTCGGCGGGCGCGAGATCGGCGACACGGACCACATGGTGACGGAGACGCTGATCCGCGGGATGTACAACTACTGGCGCCGCGTGATGGAGGCCTGA
- a CDS encoding 2Fe-2S iron-sulfur cluster-binding protein, with protein sequence MEVSIHPLDRTLHAQAGDNLLDVLRANQVPISYSCMAGRCGTCRCKVLAGRTQASGPEDSRAPMAAGQSVLACQTTLVESCAIEIPELDEVVVHPARILKGTVTALDDLTHDIKRVRVAIPKPLDFSPGQYATLQFTPRHIRPYSMAVAHGADALEFHIRLVPDGRVTSYVASELKVGDAIRVSGPLGTAYLRRKFDGPVICIAGGTGLAPILSILRGMLDSGMRNEVHVYFGVRTHADLYGLEWLRELQARHAAMHVHVVVASAGDGNGYRGGVVTKAVADDWAHMQGWRAYLAGAPVMVDAASILLRQRGMDPDHIHADAFHASGV encoded by the coding sequence ATGGAAGTATCCATCCACCCACTGGACAGGACGCTGCACGCGCAAGCCGGCGACAACCTGCTGGACGTGCTGCGGGCCAACCAGGTGCCCATCTCGTATAGCTGCATGGCGGGGCGCTGCGGCACCTGCCGCTGCAAGGTCCTGGCTGGCCGCACCCAGGCGAGCGGCCCCGAGGATTCGCGCGCGCCCATGGCCGCCGGCCAGTCGGTGCTGGCATGCCAGACCACGCTGGTGGAGAGCTGCGCGATCGAGATCCCGGAACTCGACGAGGTCGTGGTGCATCCCGCCAGGATCCTCAAAGGCACCGTGACTGCCCTGGACGACCTGACCCATGACATCAAGCGGGTCCGCGTGGCGATTCCCAAGCCGCTCGACTTCTCGCCGGGACAGTACGCCACGCTGCAGTTCACGCCGCGCCATATCCGGCCTTACTCGATGGCGGTGGCGCACGGCGCCGACGCGCTCGAATTCCATATCCGGCTGGTGCCCGACGGGCGCGTGACGTCCTATGTGGCGTCGGAACTCAAGGTTGGCGACGCCATCCGTGTTTCCGGCCCGCTGGGCACCGCGTACTTGCGGCGCAAGTTCGACGGGCCCGTGATCTGCATCGCGGGCGGCACCGGGCTGGCCCCGATCCTGTCGATCCTGCGCGGCATGCTCGACAGCGGCATGCGCAACGAGGTGCACGTCTATTTTGGTGTTCGCACGCATGCCGACCTCTATGGCCTGGAATGGCTGCGCGAGCTGCAGGCGCGCCATGCGGCAATGCATGTGCACGTGGTGGTGGCATCGGCCGGCGACGGCAACGGCTACCGGGGCGGCGTGGTGACCAAGGCGGTGGCCGACGACTGGGCGCACATGCAGGGCTGGCGCGCCTACCTGGCGGGCGCCCCGGTCATGGTCGACGCCGCCTCCATCCTGCTGCGCCAAAGAGGCATGGACCCCGACCACATCCATGCCGACGCCTTCCACGCCAGCGGCGTCTGA
- a CDS encoding LysR family transcriptional regulator, whose protein sequence is MELREIDLNLLVVFNELLRLRRVSAVAETLGTSQPAISNALNRLRKLLGDELFLRTSKGMVPTPFAENLAEPIGYALGAIHNTLNAQSVFEPATSTRGFTIAMTDIGEIYFLPELMKRLSEVAPGVTISTVRNHTVNLREEMESSRVDLAIGFMPDLKAGFFQRRLFRQRYVCLFRQGHPLAREGMTLKSFGSAEHVAIVAAGTGHSMVDEVIQRAGVPRQVRLHVPHFVAVGHILQTTDLIAVVPQAYAERTLTPFGLETAPCPVKIPDIVINVLWHARNNREPANQWLRQVVFEEFSR, encoded by the coding sequence ATGGAGTTGCGGGAGATCGACCTGAACCTGCTGGTCGTGTTCAATGAACTACTGCGCCTGAGGCGGGTGTCCGCCGTGGCCGAAACGCTGGGCACTTCGCAGCCGGCCATCAGCAACGCGCTCAATCGCCTGCGCAAGCTGCTGGGCGACGAACTGTTCCTGCGGACCTCCAAGGGCATGGTGCCCACGCCCTTCGCGGAGAACCTGGCGGAGCCGATCGGCTACGCGCTCGGCGCCATCCACAACACGCTCAACGCGCAGTCCGTGTTCGAGCCGGCCACCAGCACGCGCGGCTTCACCATCGCCATGACGGATATCGGCGAGATCTATTTCCTGCCCGAGTTGATGAAGCGGCTGTCCGAGGTGGCGCCCGGCGTGACCATCAGCACGGTGCGCAACCATACGGTGAACTTGCGCGAGGAAATGGAAAGCAGCCGCGTGGACCTGGCGATCGGCTTCATGCCCGACCTCAAGGCGGGCTTCTTCCAGCGGCGGCTGTTCCGCCAGCGCTACGTCTGCCTGTTCCGCCAGGGCCATCCGCTGGCCCGCGAGGGCATGACCCTCAAGTCGTTCGGCAGTGCCGAGCACGTGGCCATCGTCGCGGCAGGCACCGGGCACAGCATGGTGGACGAAGTGATCCAGCGCGCCGGCGTGCCGCGCCAGGTCCGCCTGCACGTCCCGCATTTCGTGGCGGTGGGCCATATCCTGCAGACGACCGACCTGATCGCGGTGGTGCCGCAGGCCTACGCCGAGCGCACGTTAACGCCCTTCGGGCTGGAGACGGCGCCGTGCCCGGTGAAGATCCCCGATATCGTGATCAACGTGCTCTGGCACGCCAGGAACAATCGGGAACCGGCTAACCAATGGTTGCGGCAAGTGGTGTTTGAGGAGTTTTCGAGGTAG